The segment AGATGCTTAGAAAGAGATTACAAGCGTTACTGACTTTAATATCTTCACTGGCAGCTGTTGTTCAGGGAAGTCTTGCATGTTGACACTGTCTACAACAGTCAACAACTGTCTGCTGGGTCCAACTGAAAATTGACAATCGGTTTTCTTTTAACAGCAGCTCATACACCTTCATTATCCTTGAGTTGAGTGGGTACAGACGCACATCATTTAATACAGAGCTAGAACACTCATCTGGATGGAAAtcgttttaattttaaatcaagTTTCTCTGGTAccataaaaaattatataatgcACTATTATGTGATATATATTCATTTCTAACCATCTTTGGCTCCTACTTCACACAATACATTAAGATAGTTTACGAGTATAGCTCTGGCTTCTCCTAAATGAATTTTATTGCTCAGCTAAACCTTGTGTAAGGGCAAAATTCatatacttttgtttttatgaatatttcactCAATTATTACATTGTGAAACAATTTTACTACTCGTGGATTTGGAGTCTGCACTGCATTTCTTCACTTTACAGTCAACAAGGTCCAAGACTGTGCCTACATAAGGGAAAGCGCTGCACATATAAATGGAAACCAATGAAGGCATGGCTCTATGCAACAATAATTTCATCATTATAGCATGGCTTAAAGTATACAGTGCGTAGTAGATTTACTAAAATAACCGAAATCACTTACCAGAAAACACAGCCTGCTCTCAACAAATAAAACGATTTTACTGCTTATACTGGAGTCTACAGTAATATTCTTCTGGAACAGTCACTAGGTTCACTGGTTAATTCATCAACAGGAAAGTaatgacaaatattttaataatcacTTGATTACAAATAAGCAGTATATctgtttgggttaattgattTCACCATATTTACACAAATATCTTGATTGTCACTACACAGCTGTCCCAGCAGCTGGTCCGGGTGTAGGATGTGTACAAGTTGATTAGATAGCACCAATGAAGTGACTAGTCTGCAGTCCGTAAGAGCAGCTTCGTGAAATAACAATGGCTCTTTTCCACCATTGTTCAGATGACTAGGTGTTAGAAATGTGATCAGCTGTTCTCCACCATTGTTGCCAAGAGCGGTGGGACATCAGAGAGCACATTAACACAAGGTGGTAGATTTTTTTGCCAAACTTGACACCCTACCTCACTTCAAGTTCACCTATGGTGCACTTCTTATCTCGATCAATATTGAAGATCTGAGCAGCTGCTCTTTTATGTTCAATGAGAGGGAAACCATCCCATCAGCTCCTCCAAAGAATAGATCTAATCGAATCATCTATTAGTCATCTACGTGAAATGAAACAGTGACACTCAACAACCTGGACACGTCGACTATAGAGCATATTCAGCTTTTGTCTCTCAGACTGATCACAACAGACATTTGTGCTTTTGATAAAAGGTTAATAAAGTTTTACGTGTTACTTTAAGAGTAATCAGGATAAAGCTCCTGATTGGAAAAGCAACCCATCTGATAAAACCACGAGGGGAATGCTAGAGACTAAATCTGCCTGCCGTTCGACATTGGCAGTTACCGATTATTTGCCGCTGCAGGTGAGAGTGAAACCTCTGGCCCGGTCAGTTATTCTGTCTCCGGACAACTGACGCTTCCACCAGACAGACAGCAAACTGCAACATTAGCTTGATGATGTGAGCTAATGGCTTCGGAAAGCAGCCGCCTGTCTCACTTCAAAAATTCGTGAACAAGGTTCTAACATAATGCCAGACGAAGTCAAACAGGTTTAATAAATTCACCGTTTCCTGgtatcaaaacacaacagacattTCGTTGGTGCTAGCTGCTCGGCTACATAGACTGGTGGCTAACACAGCCGCACAGCTGATTGACGAGCTGTTCGTCCGGGGGACACCGGAGAGAAACTGGTTCACAAACTAAAGCTTCGCGTTGTTGATTTAGGGTGGACACAAATAGGAACAACATATCAAGTTCCGTTGAGTTCAACTTACCCAGGTAGATGTCTCCAAACGATCCACTTCCAATTTTCCTGCCCAGTCTGTATCGGTTTCCTACTCTCAACTCCATGATAAACGAGCTATGTTCGGCTAGCAAGCACGCTCGCTAGCtccaaaatattaaaaataaattgttccGAGTTCAAAATTGAAGTCTGTTTAAAAGCAGAATATGTTAAGCATCCAACACAGGGGGTCTCAACCGATAGGCTGTCTTCTGTTTGTTGTCTCCCGGATGAAGTCAGCTCACACGATTTTTCGCCACTTGTTTTCAAATATTGCAAATCTGCTATAGTTGTAATATGATACTCGTTGAAAAAGTTTAAGTGTGTACTTTATGCCCTCGCTGTTTTTGATATGATTTAGCGTTGATTCTTCGCGGATGAAGTCGGATTTAGGGGCGCTGGTGGCCGCGGTTTCACCCGGATCCTCTCTCAGTAGCCGCTGTGATTCAGTTGTCTGACCGATACTCTGTGATCCGCTGCCTCTGCTAGACGTCACTTCCGCCCGCACACCAGAGAAACTTTCACAATAGAGCTAACAATAGACACCACATTCGGTAACAGCCACGTCTTCTTCGTTTTTTATTCTCTAACATTGTGTGACATGCAATGCTCGTGGTTGGCATTATTCTGTTGTGCGGACCAGAAgagatatttattcattcaaactcATAAAAATCTCTGTATTAaacgtttttattttcaagcacATCTATCAAGAGCTACTAAAACCCTACACAGCAAAAATGTCATTCTTTTGTCATATTAAGATTTTTTCAAAATAGATGTATATTACATACAATGAATACACAATATATTATATTCCGATTTTCAGTTTATGCTAACTTGtttgcaatttcattttcatttctttatcgaaatattgatattttcattctaCTACCCGTGGAAGAACACGGACAGCGCCGCCATCTTAGTCCACCCCATCTTGGTATTATTCTCTGGTTCGTTGCCAGAGACTAATCTTCTCCGAATTAAAGTGTCTGGTCTCGCACATAAACAAAAGATGGGTTCCTTTGTCCAGCTGGCCTGGCTCCATTCTCTCATGTACAGATGTCTGTTCCAATTatggaaaatacacaacacGAAAAAACTGTCAATAATTGGGAAATAATGTAATTACTCAATCTCAAATACTTTGAAAGCAACACGAttcctgcattaaaaaaaatcaacaaacagttgataaaaaatgtattacaaactAACGGGAGAAGGgtaacgtttttgtttttttgtttttttgttttacaagtTTTGTTCTTGGTTTTTAGGATACAGTTTTGCATCCTATAAGCAGCTGTTAGCTCTTCTTCAGTCCTTTCGATCCGGTGGGTGGCGGTAATGTAACTAAAAGCCTGTAAATAGAGACGAAGAAGAGCGTGTGCACTCACTCTCTGGTCCCTTGCTCTCTtctatgtgtttgtatgtatatatatcccTAAAATGGCTTTAATTGTGGATGGAAACAAAGCTGCTCTCAGCGGGAGACGGGAGGACAATGACGATGGCAGGACTGAAGGCAGCAGGTAGTGGACTCAGGAAAGAGTTCGTCCCTTCGTTTCATGGCCTGTCTTCAGCAGCGATAGTGTCACTCTGCTTATATTAACTTGAAGCTGTTTCTTGGTGTTTTAGTTTCCATTGCTACTAACATCCTCCCATTTTCTCGCTGTCTGGGCTCGCTCCATCCACATCCTGTTACAATGTCTTCTCTGTGTTCCAATCTGTATTGATTGTATGTGCTGAAAATTTCCGTGACTTTTCCTGTCTTCAAAGTGCATTTGTTAATTCCAAGTCTCTTGTAAATTTGGGAAGCAACCAGATCTGTTAGGAGATAACGACAATGCGAAGGGATCATTCAATATTCATTAATTCTGCCTCATTCTAGAGATATTCAGGCATTCAGACCCCAGTATTGTTCTAGCTCTCTGAGCTGGTGTGTGTTAGACCTTGGTGATTTGGGCATCAGAGGATATCATTTTTCGGGAGCTCCTTTGCAGTATCTTTCTTTGGTAACatttaacgttttttttttccaggttagAGTCTTGCTTGGATCAACCTATAGATTCAAGCAGCATCCATGAAGTTGTGCACTATACAccctcactgctgctgccaggTTAGGTGAAGTTATTACCTGTAGTTCCTGTGTAGTTGAGTCTGAAATGCTCTCAGCtgcagttcatgttttttttttttttgttgttgttgttttttttattcctaatGTCTTCCTGTTCCATACCAGCCAAGCACTATGATGCAGACACAACCGAACCAATAAGCTGTGGTCTTCAGACTTTAGATGAGCTCTTGTCATGGAAACGAAGTGAAGCAAATCCCTTTAATGTGGCAGTTGTCCCTCTGGCACCTAGGGAACCCCCTCTTGCCACCACTCTTCGACGGACATTGGTGTCTCATGACATGATGGGAGGCTACCTGGATGACAGGTATGAATCCATATGTAAGAATAAAAAGATGTTCTCAACATGTGTGGTCAGGGTGACCTTTCTGGTTAGTGGGGGCTATGGCAAATATACAATTGTTAATGCACATGGCCTGTATATGGTCAAGTATGTGGACAAGTTGACTCATTACTTAACAGCTTATACAGCTGCAGATTGATTTTAAACCATATAACAGTCCTCACTTTCCTGGTAATGTAGGAGTAAGTaagtatatattatataacattattcatttattcattcatgaattcatcttctaccgtttatctgtttctgggttgtggcGGGTGCTCGAGCCAATCTAAGCTGTCATTGacactgacatttaattttacaaagagtttggtctagacctgctctatatgtaaagtgccttgatgtaactttgttatgatttggcgctaaataaataaatctgatttgatttgatgaggGCAAGATACAACcaggacaggttgccagtccatcatagggccaacacatagagagagacagagatgaacaaccactcacactcagacctacggacaatttagagtcaccttcATTTATTCCTTCTGATTTTAGTTAGTCTCCTTTTTATGTAACTCACTCATATCGTGCTGATTGGCTGAGTAACATCATGTGACCAGCAGCATAAAGGCTGCGCTGGTCACTGTAGAAATACTTTGAGTTGTAATCACTCTTATTAAATTGCATAGCACTGGTCTGGACTCAGATAGGCATCaccaatccatccatccatgcagGAGGGCTGGAGGCAGTCCCAGCTACCCCTGGGCaagaggtcaccagtccataaCAGGGCTGACACATGGAGACAATCAACCACTCATGTTTACATTCTACAGGCACAcatctacagacaatttagagtcatcacaTAAACTAACCTGCATGTCtatggactgtgggaggaagttAAAGAACCTGGCGGGAGCCTAAAGAGTaacaggcagaacatgcaaactccacacagaatcCTTCTTGCTGTTAAGTGATAGAGCTAACCACTGCATCACCACGACATTGTCCTTCCTGCAAAATATCACCTCCCAAATGAAAACTCTAAGTGTTGTCTGTTAGCATTCAGGTATATTTTATAGTCACATCTTTTAGTAGATTTCACACATGGGTTTTTTGGGATATTGACAAAGGGTCCTGCCAGTTGGGACTCAACCTGGAACATCCTTCTCAGGGCTCAATGAGTCAATATGGAACATACTCTAGCCACTCAGATGTCAGTGTGTGCTgtgattttcatatttgtttttctcttgtctcCCACCTGTCATGCATGCACCATAATGCAGTGTGACGGTTTCTTTTGTTAAGGTTTACCCAGGGAACAAGTGCAGAGACTCCGTACGCATTCTACCACTGGCAGCACATTGATGTTTTTAATTACTTCACACACACCCTCGTCACGGTTCCGCCTGTTGTGTGGACCAATgctgcacacagacatggagTTGTCGTTATTGGTGCGTGAAATGGTtcactttattgtgttttgggATTGAAACCTCAAGCATAGCATAATTAAAGGATGAGAGGACAGTGCAGTTGTGAGAAGTGAATCAGgcttcctctcctcacctctaCTCTGAGGGATGAAACATGCTGTTGGATTTTCCAGGGACTTTCATCACAGAATGGACTGATGGTGCCAAAGCGTGTGAGGCCTTCCTGAAAAATGAGGAGTCATACCGGGCTGTCGCCGATAAACTCGTCCAAATCAGCCGCTATTATGGCTTCGATGGCTGGCTCATTAACATAGAGAACACCCTCAGTGTAAGTAAAACACTTCAGCTCTGGCATGTAAACTTAAACTAATGCTTCTGGTAGCTCAGTCAGACATGGTCAGCTGAGCTGATGTTTGGCTATGGTAATCTCTACAACATGCCGTCGTATGCAATGTCCCTTAATACAccttgtgtgtgcgttttgtcaTCTGCCTACAGGAAGTTGCAGTGTGGAACACACCTTTGTTCCTGCGCTATCTGACAGACCAGATGCATGAGCGCGTGCCAGGCAGCCTGGTGCTGTGGTATGACAGTGTGACGCAGAACGGACAGCTCAACTGGCAGAATGAACTCAACCAGACCAACAAGTAGGGAGCTGGATTAGTGACAGAACTCATTGTAAATAACCAAGATGAGAAGTGAGGTactaattaaaaacataatatcCATCTCTCACTCACAGGGTGTTTTTTGATTCCTGTGATGGTTTCTTCACCAACTACAACTGGACGGAGCAGAACCTGGAGTGGATGAAGGACTACAGTGAGATCCAAGGCCGTACAGCTGACGTCTACATCGGGGTAGACGTGTTTGGCCGAGGCAAGGTGGTAGGAGGAATGATGGAAACCAATAAGGTAAGCAGTGTTGATAAAATTTTAAGGAGCCAGTTGTAGTTTTCAGCAGGTCATGGAAAATCTGCATCTTCTTGTGCTGTGTGACTTCAGGCATTGGAAGTTATTCGGAGACATAGCTTTTCAACAGCCATCTTTGCTCCGGGCTGGGTGTACGAGTCCCATGATGATAAGACGGAATTTCGCAAGAACCAGGACATGTGAGCACTACTCAACATTCATACCAACACACAACTAATGCGTGTGCCATGTAATCATAGCATCGCTGGTTTGAATCCTAGCAGCCACCTGCAGGACGTTTCTCTCGCTCACTGCTTGTTTCCAGTTGGCCCCTCTGCACGTTACTGActaaaataaaggaataaaaaaccCCAACAATAAAGCTTTGAAAATGCTCACAGATAGCATGCATTAGTTTGCTcgattttgaatattttctccACTTTAGCTCATGTCAGACACTCATTTGATTTTGGAACTACTTTTTTGACATGTGAAGATACAAGTGGCTTTTACAAGAACTGTTATGTGTGGACCCCTGAGTCAGATCATCTCCAACAGTGCAGCTCTGTGAGATAATCCTGGTCTGTGGTGGTCAGGACCTACTaaagtggtccaaggaaggaaaaacactgaacCACTGGGTTCTGGATCAAGGCTCACTGATGGCTATGGGGGGGTGAAGGCAGGACCATGTTGTCTAATCCAAAAGAAGAGCTGCTGTAAGGCAGACTGCTGAAGTTCACGTGGGTTCCGACAGAAAGGTTTcagaaaaactgatgaaaacagtgTGACGCTTTTGgtaatgttctgctgggaaagcTTGGGACCTGCCGTTCATGTCAGATATAACTTTGACATGTGGCGCCAACCTAAACATTATTCAGACAAGTCCAgctcttcatggaaacagtattccctAATGccagtggcctctttcagcaggataatgctctCTGTCGTAATGATCCAGGATCAGTTTGAGGAACAACAAtcagttcaaggtgttgactttGCTCCATTCTCCCCAGACTACAATCATTGATCATTCTTCCTGCAGGTTCTGGGCTCTTCTGTCAGACTACCTGTACGTCCACCGGCCGGCCTTGCCTCTCcccttcacttcctccttctgCCAGGGCTTTGGGACGGCTGTTTACTGTAGAGGAAAGGTACTGTCAGAGGGAAATACGTTACACCACCATTACTACTGGGGAAGTCCAGAGCTCCAGAAAAAGATAGAAAAGCTCTGACGTTATCAAAGTGTGCTGTGCTACAGATTAACATTAGCAGAAAgccctttgttctttttaaatggttgggttttttttccttcctccttccttcactACATATTCCTTGTGAAAGGGCAGTGGGACTAACAGTTCCAtgtcacaaataaaacattccCTGATTTAAGCCGCAGGACCTATGGAGCTGAACTAAATTACCGAAATACCCCACAGACCAACAAAGCCAGTTTAAAGGGAAACCAGAAAAACAGTGGCAGTAATGTCTGTCCATGAGCTCTATTCCAGTTGAGAGTCCAATTTCTGCATTCTAGATGGTAGAGCTGAATAATATGCTTTatcaaaaaagtcaaaatttctgtattttattttcacagaattCTGCAAAATGATGACAATTTGATTTTGGTTAGGATCTGAcccaaacaattttttttttttttttgttgttgtcttttttacaAGGAATAGAAGAGTGTAGGAGAATGTGATCTGCAGGCTGGGGGTCTGGTTCATTACAAcattcatctttaaaataattttttgtaatattCCAATTAAATTATCACATATGATATAGTTATCAATAATAATGTGGTACACACCCCTAATTGATAGTATTTTGACTGAGATAGGCTAAAGAAAACCTGGATTTGTCCGGTGAACTGAAATGaatatagttttttatttattagcttgTTTTATTGGTGCTGCCATGTTGAACACATTTGcagcaagagacagagagaagctggTTCAACCTGAGTGCCCAGGAGATTCAACCCACGTACTATCACAGACAGCTGGAGGGCAACGGCTGGCTGAGGAGCCGGGGCTGCCCGGAAGATGCCTGGAATGGAGGCTGCTCACTGCTGCTCGAGGGCCTCATTCCTGCCTCTCGCACATCTCCAGTTTgtgccaagtgtgtgtgttttcctttgacATAGGGGAACGGTCTCCAAACATAAGTGTAGCagcttttggtttatttttgcttgttcTGTGTCTCTTAGGATCCTCTCCCTCCATGTGCCCCTGCCATCCAAGATCCTGGTGAGCCTCATCTATAAGTTGTCTGCTGGGATAACGGTCTCTTTGGAGCTGAAGACAATAGAGCATGgctcacacacagacgcagaaaACGACAAATGTGAGTTTCTTACTCTCTGTCTAATAGCTACTTGTGTTATGTAGAGCTGCCCTACTAAACTGCTTCTAAAATACtacaaactgaaatgtttcaaaattgGTCAATTAAACCAAGAACTTGGAAACTCAGAatgaccaaaaagaaaatatacaaaatgagGATGAAATTGAGGGTTagcctaaccctaaaccctacCCACCCctatcctaaccttaacccaacCCTTTAATCCCCCCGCTCCCCTATCCTAACCATGACCCTTTCCCTCCCcccaatcctaaccttaacccccccccccccctttttttttttttttttaaaccctccCTTCTCCGACACAATATCCAACCCTGTGaccccaaccctaaccttaacctctcCCCTGCTCTTCACCCtacccccttcctcctccctcccgtAAAAagggataaaaatgaaaaaaacattttttttaaagtgaataCGCCACCTGTGCCAGAGctgctcagaaaaaaacaatgagccTCTTGTCCCCTGACCTAACCTAACATCTGGGTGAAagaattttatttcatatcagtgAAGTTCAGGTCAGGAGCATTTCACCAGGTTAATCATAACTACAGGAGCAACATCACCTTTAGGCTCTGATACAGTCACATTCTAAACATCCATGggatattactattattaatgTGGATGCTAACATTACTACTAGTGATTAGAAGCAGGAGAGCTGATTGAGTAAAATGACATTGGAAAGCGATTAACCAACAAATCCTGGTCTGaagtcagagctgcagtgtcTTTGAGTGCAGATTGTGTGTGACATGTATCTACATAGGTGGAACCAcagagcacatacacacattacacacaagGATGGTGCACATAGTGTTTCCCAATCAACACCTGCCACTACAGTTTTATATTGAAAAACAAGCCTTATTGTAAAATAGAAGATGTGTAACATGGTAATTTGAGCTCTGTACAGCTCACTGATTCATTCATAGAAACTAATGCTGTGTAAAACAATAATACTATTCACCCACCAAGGTATAAGCACCTGGCTTTTAAAAGTAGTGGGGGTCGCACTCTGCTAGATTTCTTGAATATTAGCCTTAATATACTCCCATGATTAATTAACCATTTTGGCTGACACACCCTGAATTAGTTagttttagggttagggtaataCAGTGTTATGTCTCTACTGTACATAAGAAATCTTTCTGTATTAATACTTGAATGTTAAGGTTGGTGTTAAAGAATGATTAATTTTGAAGGTTGTTTAAGAATATTATCTTTTAACTAAAAATAACTCAACACAAACTGATTCAATGTTAAATCAACTCATACAACTGATTAATTGCATCTGCAAACAGtgtttctacttttcttttagtttcaAATCAAAGTCATAATTGATCCAAAAGTGATGTATAAGTGGTGGGAAACCTCTTATATTAGCTTTATTCTAATGctaataaattaatcaa is part of the Echeneis naucrates chromosome 8, fEcheNa1.1, whole genome shotgun sequence genome and harbors:
- the engase gene encoding cytosolic endo-beta-N-acetylglucosaminidase, whose product is MALIVDGNKAALSGRREDNDDGRTEGSRLESCLDQPIDSSSIHEVVHYTPSLLLPAKHYDADTTEPISCGLQTLDELLSWKRSEANPFNVAVVPLAPREPPLATTLRRTLVSHDMMGGYLDDRFTQGTSAETPYAFYHWQHIDVFNYFTHTLVTVPPVVWTNAAHRHGVVVIGTFITEWTDGAKACEAFLKNEESYRAVADKLVQISRYYGFDGWLINIENTLSEVAVWNTPLFLRYLTDQMHERVPGSLVLWYDSVTQNGQLNWQNELNQTNKVFFDSCDGFFTNYNWTEQNLEWMKDYSEIQGRTADVYIGVDVFGRGKVVGGMMETNKALEVIRRHSFSTAIFAPGWVYESHDDKTEFRKNQDMFWALLSDYLYVHRPALPLPFTSSFCQGFGTAVYCRGKQETERSWFNLSAQEIQPTYYHRQLEGNGWLRSRGCPEDAWNGGCSLLLEGLIPASRTSPVCAKILSLHVPLPSKILVSLIYKLSAGITVSLELKTIEHGSHTDAENDKFASVSPEVLDQGHPLVSQLSELCGDSNPDGWTVRCSQLDLGGCALKEVSVTIQRTGEPQDTMFSCRMGEIMLLDVASLQAPPESLQGLCVYDLVWLHGAGPSLESTSPCLHLNATLRWDYPTQLVHHFRVYWRQLRRPDPRIPPGPLALVGRSYSNLFRVTELIVPEPPGLMELVVEPVVRNGIPVPESHWGRRRLSYTAGSVH